In a genomic window of Staphylococcus taiwanensis:
- the mecA gene encoding PBP2a family beta-lactam-resistant peptidoglycan transpeptidase MecA: MMKKIKIVPLILIVVVVGFGIYFYASKDKEINNTIDAIEDKNFKQVYKDSSYISKSDNGEVEMTERPIKIYNSLGVKDINIQDRKIKKVSKNKKRVDAQYKIKTNYGNIDRNVQFNFVKEDGMWKLDWDHSVIIPGMQKDQSIHIENLKSERGKILDRNNVELANTGTAYEIGIVPKNVSKKDYKAIAKELSISEDYIKQQMDQNWVQDDTFVPLKTVKKMDEYLSDFAKKFHLTTNETESRNYPLGKATSHLLGYVGPINSEELKQKEYKGYKDDAVIGKKGLEKLYDKKLQHEDGYRVTIVDDNSNTIAHTLIEKKKKDGKDIQLTIDAKVQKSIYNNMKNDYGSGTAIHPQTGELLALVSTPSYDVYPFMYGMSNEEYNKLTEDKKEPLLNKFQITTSPGSTQKILTAMIGLNNKTLDDKTSYKIDGKGWQKDKSWGGYNVTRYEVVNGNIDLKQAIESSDNIFFARVALELGSKKFEKGMKKLGVGEDIPSDYPFYNAQISNKNLDNEILLADSGYGQGEILINPVQILSIYSALENNGNINAPHLLKDTKNKVWKKNIISKENINLLTDGMQQVVNKTHKEDIYRSYANLIGKSGTAELKMKQGETGRQIGWFISYDKDNPNMMMAINVKDVQDKGMASYNAKISGKVYDELYENGNKKYDIDE; the protein is encoded by the coding sequence TTGATGAAAAAGATAAAAATTGTTCCACTTATTTTAATAGTTGTAGTTGTCGGGTTTGGTATATATTTTTATGCTTCAAAAGATAAAGAAATTAATAATACTATTGATGCAATTGAAGATAAAAATTTCAAACAAGTTTATAAAGATAGCAGTTATATTTCTAAAAGCGATAATGGTGAAGTAGAAATGACTGAACGTCCGATAAAAATATATAATAGTTTAGGCGTTAAAGATATAAACATTCAGGATCGTAAAATAAAAAAAGTATCTAAAAATAAAAAACGAGTAGATGCTCAATATAAAATTAAAACAAACTACGGTAACATTGATCGCAACGTTCAATTTAATTTTGTTAAAGAAGATGGTATGTGGAAGTTAGATTGGGATCATAGCGTCATTATTCCAGGAATGCAGAAAGACCAAAGCATACATATTGAAAATTTAAAATCAGAACGTGGTAAAATTTTAGACCGAAACAATGTGGAATTGGCCAATACAGGAACAGCATATGAGATAGGCATCGTTCCAAAGAATGTATCTAAAAAAGATTATAAAGCAATCGCTAAAGAACTAAGTATTTCTGAAGACTATATCAAACAACAAATGGATCAAAATTGGGTACAAGATGATACCTTCGTTCCACTTAAAACCGTTAAAAAAATGGATGAATATTTAAGTGATTTCGCAAAAAAATTTCATCTTACAACTAATGAAACAGAAAGTCGTAACTATCCTCTAGGAAAAGCGACTTCACATCTATTAGGTTATGTTGGTCCCATTAACTCTGAAGAATTAAAACAAAAAGAATATAAAGGCTATAAAGATGATGCAGTTATTGGTAAAAAGGGACTCGAAAAACTTTACGATAAAAAGCTCCAACATGAAGATGGCTATCGTGTCACAATCGTTGACGATAATAGCAATACAATCGCACATACATTAATAGAGAAAAAGAAAAAAGATGGCAAAGATATTCAACTAACTATTGATGCTAAAGTTCAAAAGAGTATTTATAACAACATGAAAAATGATTATGGCTCAGGTACTGCTATCCACCCTCAAACAGGTGAATTATTAGCACTTGTAAGCACACCTTCATATGACGTCTATCCATTTATGTATGGCATGAGTAACGAAGAATATAATAAATTAACCGAAGATAAAAAAGAACCTCTGCTCAACAAGTTCCAGATTACAACTTCACCAGGTTCAACTCAAAAAATATTAACAGCAATGATTGGGTTAAATAACAAAACATTAGACGATAAAACAAGTTATAAAATCGATGGTAAAGGTTGGCAAAAAGATAAATCTTGGGGTGGTTACAACGTTACAAGATATGAAGTGGTAAATGGTAATATCGACTTAAAACAAGCAATAGAATCATCAGATAACATTTTCTTTGCTAGAGTAGCACTCGAATTAGGCAGTAAGAAATTTGAAAAAGGCATGAAAAAACTAGGTGTTGGTGAAGATATACCAAGTGATTATCCATTTTATAATGCTCAAATTTCAAACAAAAATTTAGATAATGAAATATTATTAGCTGATTCAGGTTACGGACAAGGTGAAATACTGATTAACCCAGTACAGATCCTTTCAATCTATAGCGCATTAGAAAATAATGGCAATATTAACGCACCTCACTTATTAAAAGACACGAAAAACAAAGTTTGGAAGAAAAATATTATTTCCAAAGAAAATATCAATCTATTAACTGATGGTATGCAACAAGTCGTAAATAAAACACATAAAGAAGATATTTATAGATCTTATGCAAACTTAATTGGCAAATCCGGTACTGCAGAACTCAAAATGAAACAAGGAGAAACTGGCAGACAAATTGGGTGGTTTATATCATATGATAAAGATAATCCAAACATGATGATGGCTATTAATGTTAAAGATGTACAAGATAAAGGAATGGCTAGCTACAATGCCAAAATCTCAGGTAAAGTGTATGATGAGCTATATGAGAACGGTAATAAAAAATACGATATAGATGAATAA
- the mecR1 gene encoding beta-lactam sensor/signal transducer MecR1 — MLSSFLMLSIISSLLTICVIFLVRMLYIKYTQNIMSHKIWLLVLVSTLIPLIPFYKISNFTFSKDMMNRNVSDTTSSVSHMLDGQQSSVTKDLAINVNQFETSNITYMILLIWVFGSLLCLFYMIKAFRQIDVIKSSSLESSYLNERLKVCQSKMQFYKKHITISYSSNIDNPMVFGLVKSQIVLPTVVVETMNDKEIEYIILHELSHVKSHDLIFNQLYVVFKMIFWFNPALYISKTMMDNDCEKVCDRNVLKILNRHEHIRYGESILKCSILKSQHINNVAAQYLLGFNSNIKERVKYIALYDSMPKPNRNKRIVAYIVCSISLLIQAPLLSAHVQQDKYETNVSYKKLNQLAPYFKGFDGSFVLYNEREQAYSIYNEPESKQRYSPNSTYKIYLALMAFDQNLLSLNHTEQQWDKHQYPFKEWNQDQNLNSSMKYSVNWYYENLNKHLRQDEVKSYLDLIEYGNEEISGNENYWNESSLKISAIEQVNLLKNMKQHNMHFDNKAIEKVENSMTLKQKDTYKYVGKTGTGIVNHKEANGWFVGYVETKDNTYYFATHLKGEDNANGEKAQQISERILKEMELI; from the coding sequence GTGTTATCATCTTTTTTAATGTTAAGTATAATCAGTTCATTGCTCACGATATGTGTAATTTTTTTAGTGAGAATGCTCTATATAAAATATACTCAAAATATTATGTCACATAAGATTTGGTTATTAGTGCTCGTCTCCACGTTAATTCCATTAATACCATTTTACAAAATATCGAATTTTACATTTTCAAAAGATATGATGAATCGAAATGTATCTGACACGACTTCTTCGGTTAGTCATATGTTAGATGGTCAACAATCATCTGTTACGAAAGACTTAGCAATTAATGTTAATCAGTTTGAGACCTCAAATATAACGTATATGATTCTTTTGATATGGGTATTTGGTAGTTTGTTGTGCTTATTTTATATGATTAAGGCATTCCGACAAATTGATGTTATTAAAAGTTCGTCATTGGAATCGTCATATCTTAATGAACGACTTAAAGTATGTCAAAGTAAGATGCAGTTCTACAAAAAGCATATAACAATTAGTTATAGTTCAAACATTGATAATCCGATGGTATTTGGTTTAGTGAAATCCCAAATTGTACTACCAACTGTCGTAGTCGAAACCATGAATGACAAAGAAATTGAATATATTATTCTACATGAACTATCACATGTGAAAAGTCATGACTTAATATTCAACCAGCTTTATGTTGTTTTTAAAATGATATTCTGGTTTAATCCTGCACTATATATAAGTAAAACAATGATGGACAATGACTGTGAAAAAGTATGTGATAGAAACGTTTTAAAAATTTTGAATCGCCATGAACATATACGTTATGGTGAATCGATATTAAAATGCTCTATTTTAAAATCTCAGCACATAAATAATGTGGCAGCACAATATTTACTAGGTTTTAATTCAAATATTAAAGAACGTGTTAAGTATATTGCACTTTATGATTCAATGCCTAAACCTAATCGAAACAAGCGTATTGTTGCGTATATTGTATGTAGTATATCGCTTTTAATACAAGCACCGTTACTATCTGCACATGTTCAACAAGACAAATATGAAACAAATGTATCATATAAAAAATTAAATCAACTAGCTCCGTATTTCAAAGGATTTGATGGAAGTTTTGTGCTTTATAATGAACGGGAGCAAGCTTATTCTATTTATAATGAACCAGAAAGTAAACAACGATATTCACCTAATTCTACTTACAAAATTTATTTAGCGTTAATGGCATTCGACCAAAATTTACTCTCATTAAATCATACTGAACAACAATGGGATAAACATCAATATCCATTTAAAGAATGGAACCAAGATCAAAATTTAAATTCTTCAATGAAATATTCAGTAAATTGGTATTACGAAAATTTAAACAAACATTTAAGACAAGATGAGGTTAAATCTTATTTAGATCTAATTGAATATGGTAATGAAGAAATATCAGGGAATGAAAATTATTGGAATGAATCTTCATTAAAAATTTCTGCAATAGAACAGGTTAATTTGTTGAAAAATATGAAACAACATAACATGCATTTTGATAATAAGGCTATTGAAAAAGTTGAAAATAGTATGACTTTGAAACAAAAAGATACTTATAAATATGTAGGTAAAACTGGAACAGGAATCGTGAATCACAAAGAAGCAAATGGATGGTTCGTAGGTTATGTTGAAACGAAAGATAATACGTATTATTTTGCTACACATTTAAAAGGCGAAGACAATGCGAATGGCGAAAAAGCACAACAAATTTCTGAGCGTATTTTAAAAGAAATGGAGTTAATATAA
- the mecI gene encoding mecA-type methicillin resistance repressor MecI, protein MDNKTYEISSAEWEVMNIIWMKKYASANNIIEEIQMQKDWSPKTIRTLITRLYKKGFIDRKKDNKIFQYYSLVEESDIKYKTSKNFINKVYKGGFNSLVLNFVEKEDLSQDEIEELRNILNKK, encoded by the coding sequence ATGGATAATAAAACGTATGAAATATCATCTGCAGAATGGGAAGTTATGAATATCATTTGGATGAAAAAATATGCAAGTGCGAATAATATAATAGAAGAAATACAAATGCAAAAGGACTGGAGTCCAAAAACCATTCGTACACTTATAACGAGATTGTATAAAAAGGGATTTATAGATCGTAAAAAAGACAATAAAATTTTTCAATATTACTCTCTTGTAGAAGAAAGTGATATAAAATATAAAACATCTAAAAACTTTATCAATAAAGTATACAAAGGCGGTTTCAATTCACTTGTCTTAAACTTTGTAGAAAAAGAAGATCTATCACAAGATGAAATAGAAGAATTGAGAAATATATTGAATAAAAAATAA
- the psm-mec gene encoding phenol-soluble modulin PSM-mec produces MDFTGVITSIIDLIKTCIQAFG; encoded by the coding sequence ATGGATTTCACTGGTGTTATTACAAGCATTATTGATTTAATCAAGACTTGCATTCAGGCTTTCGGTTAA
- a CDS encoding ROK family transcriptional regulator gives MENILNINDNEKRVLREIYNHHNISRTQISKNLEINKATISSILNKLKYKSLVNEVGEGDSTKSGGRKPILLKVNHLYGYFISLDLTYSSVEVMYNYFDGNVIKHESYDLPDEKVSSILSIIKKHIDIQEKLDTYNGLLGVSVSIHGVVDNEQHVTYLPFHETEGISIAKKIKEITNVPVVVENEANLSALYERNFNHNLSYNNLIALSIHKGIGAGLIINNQLYRGANGEAGEIGKTLVSKVSDNVEIFHKIEDIFSQEALLHNLSNQLNEKMTLSKLIQFYNEKNPVVVEEMEQFINKIAVLIHNLNTQFNPNAIYINCPLFNEMPEILEAIKNQFKQYSRNEIQIKLTSNVKFATLLGGTLAIIQKVLQINDIYLDIKA, from the coding sequence ATGGAAAATATTTTAAATATAAATGATAATGAAAAAAGAGTGCTAAGGGAAATTTATAACCATCATAATATTTCGCGTACTCAAATATCTAAAAATCTTGAGATTAATAAGGCAACGATTTCTAGTATTTTGAATAAGTTAAAGTATAAATCTCTTGTTAATGAGGTTGGTGAGGGTGATAGCACGAAGAGTGGTGGTAGAAAACCTATTCTTCTGAAGGTTAATCATCTTTATGGTTATTTTATTTCTTTGGATTTAACTTATAGTTCTGTTGAAGTGATGTACAATTATTTTGATGGTAATGTCATTAAGCATGAATCTTATGATTTACCTGATGAAAAGGTTAGTAGTATATTAAGCATAATAAAAAAACATATTGATATTCAGGAGAAACTTGATACTTATAACGGACTATTAGGTGTGTCTGTTTCTATACATGGAGTTGTGGATAATGAGCAGCATGTGACATATTTACCATTCCATGAAACTGAAGGAATTTCAATTGCTAAGAAAATAAAAGAAATTACTAATGTTCCAGTCGTAGTTGAAAATGAAGCGAATCTTTCAGCGTTATATGAACGTAATTTTAATCATAATTTATCCTACAATAATCTTATTGCTTTAAGTATACATAAAGGTATTGGTGCTGGGCTTATTATTAATAATCAATTGTATCGTGGTGCAAATGGGGAAGCGGGTGAAATTGGAAAAACACTTGTCTCAAAAGTTAGCGATAATGTGGAGATCTTTCATAAGATTGAAGATATTTTTTCACAAGAAGCTTTACTGCATAATTTAAGTAATCAACTAAATGAGAAGATGACGCTTAGCAAATTAATTCAATTTTATAATGAAAAAAATCCAGTCGTAGTTGAAGAAATGGAACAATTTATAAATAAAATTGCTGTTTTAATACATAATTTAAACACCCAGTTTAATCCGAATGCAATTTACATTAACTGTCCATTGTTCAATGAAATGCCTGAAATATTAGAAGCAATTAAGAACCAGTTCAAACAATATTCACGTAACGAAATTCAAATAAAGTTAACATCTAATGTCAAATTTGCAACTTTGCTAGGTGGTACATTAGCAATTATCCAAAAAGTACTACAGATTAATGATATTTACTTAGATATAAAAGCATAA